In Ruegeria sp. YS9, the genomic window GCTTATTCGCCCGAAGCTTGCGCCACATCCACGGTCACGCCTGGGCCCATGGTCGAACTCAGCGCGATTTTCTTCATATAGGTGCCCTTGGCGCCCGACGGTTTCGCCTTGGCAACGGCCGAGATGAAGGCACGAACGTTTTCCGCCAGCTTGGCTTCGTCGAACGACGCCTTGCCAACGCCTGCGTGCACGACACCACCTTTTTCCGCCTTGAACTGAACTTCACCACCCTTGGCTGCTTCCACGGCCGCTTTCACGTCCATGGTCACGGTGCCGACCTTGGGGTTCGGCATCAGGTTGCGGGGGCCCAGAACCTTACCCAGACGACCGACGATCGGCATCATGTCCGGGGTTGCGATGCAACGGTCAAAGTCGATGTTGCCGGCCTGGATGCTCTCCATCAGGTCTTCTGCACCA contains:
- the rplA gene encoding 50S ribosomal protein L1 gives rise to the protein MAKLGKRTRAAREAVAGKENLSVEEAVALVKANATSKFDETIEIAMNLGVDTRHADQMVRGVVGLPNGTGKAMRVAVFARGPKADEAKEAGADIVGAEDLMESIQAGNIDFDRCIATPDMMPIVGRLGKVLGPRNLMPNPKVGTVTMDVKAAVEAAKGGEVQFKAEKGGVVHAGVGKASFDEAKLAENVRAFISAVAKAKPSGAKGTYMKKIALSSTMGPGVTVDVAQASGE